In a single window of the Callithrix jacchus isolate 240 chromosome 1, calJac240_pri, whole genome shotgun sequence genome:
- the STOM gene encoding stomatin yields MAEKRHTVDSEAHPVSFKDSPSTGLGLCGWILVAVSFLFTVVTFPISIWMCIKIIKEYERAIIFRLGRILQGGAKGPGLFFILPCTDSFIKVDMRTISFDIPPQEILTKDSVTISVDGVVYYRVQNATLAVANITNADSATRLLAQTTLRNVLGTKNLSQILSDREEIAHNMQTTLDDATDAWGIKVERVEIKDVKLPVQLQRAMAAEAEASREARAKVIAAEGEMNASRALKEASMVITESPAALQLRYLQTLTTIAAEKNSTIVFPLPIDLLQGIIGTKHSH; encoded by the exons ACAGCCCCAGTACGGGTCTTGGACTTTGTGGATGGATTTTGGTGGCTGTCTCATTCTTATTCACAGTTGTAACTTTCCCGATCTCAATATGGATGTGCATAAAG ATTATAAAAGAATATGAAAGAGCCATCATCTTTAGATTGGGTCGCATTTTACAAGGAGGAGCCAAAGGACCTG gtttgttttttattctgcCGTGCACTGACAGCTTCATCAAAGTGGACATGAGAACTATTTCATTTGATATTCCTCCTCAGGAG ATCCTCACTAAGGATTCAGTGACAATTAGCGTGGATGGTGTGGTCTATTACCGTGTTCAGAATGCAACCCTGGCTGTGGCAAATATCACCAATGCTGACTCAGCGACCCGTCTTTTGGCACAAACTACTCTTAGGAATGTTCTGGGCACCAAGAACCTTTCTCAGATCCTCTCTGACAGAGAAGAAATTGCACACAACATGCAG ACTACTCTAGATGATGCCACTGATGCCTGGGGAATAAAGGTGGAGCGTGTGGAAATTAAGGATGTGAAACTACCTGTGCAGCTCCAGAGAGCTATGGCTGCAGAAGCAGAAGCGTCCCGCGAGGCCCGCGCCaag GTTATTGCAGCCGAAGGAGAAATGAATGCATCCAGGGCTCTGAAAGAAGCCTCCATGGTCATCACTGAATCTCCTGCAGCCCTTCAGCTCCGGTACCTGCAGACACTGACCACCATTGCTGCTGAGAAAAACTCAACAATTGTCTTCCCTCTGCCCATAGACCTGCTGCAAGGAATCATAGGGACAAAACACAGCCACTAG